In one window of Pagrus major chromosome 12, Pma_NU_1.0 DNA:
- the cimip2b gene encoding ciliary microtubule inner protein 2B, giving the protein MDKYAPKFSKVLVTADPHYIPGYTGYCPQLKYTMGKSYSQLTAELLTSPDVNHSSHLVLHSGHVPSAGSNTLMSPVGVSGFIPRSQNYFACSYSEARRKALSEFYQERRSRIQRQSSDPPAVAKNSSQQFERPKPPLIAMSNHVIDYKPLKPFTAAGKPYSMDDDDPRKYFISGFTGHVPKSRFLMGKSYPMITNEALIQFGKQQQSDPNAQDFAERRNSTITPLPTINPANRGVVPSFTGHIPGYKFMYGHTFGQLSKIALEKSDIEGQS; this is encoded by the exons ATGGACAAATACGCCCCCAAGTTTAGCAAAGTTCTGGTAACAGCTGATCCACATTACATCCCGGG TTACACAGGTTACTGTCCACAGCTCAAGTACACTATGGGGAAGTCTTACAGCCAGCTCACAGCTGAGCTGCTGACCAGCCCTGATGTGAACCACTCCAGTCATCTGGTCCTCCACTCAGGTCACGTCCCCTCCGCAGGGTCCAACA CTCTGATGTCACCTGTCGGTGTTTCAGGCTTCATTCCAAGAAGTCAGAACTACTTCGCCTGCAGCTACTCTGAGGCACGTCGGAAAGCGCTGTCTGAGTTTTACCAGGAGCGCCGTTCGAGGATCCAACGGCAATCGTCAGACCCGCCAGCTGTTGCCAAAAACAGCAGCCAACAGTTTGAG AGGCCGAAACCCCCTTTGATAGCAATGTCCAACCATGTGATCGACTACAAGCCCTTAAAGCCCTTCACCGCAGCTGGAAAACCATACTCCATGGATGATGATGACCCGCGCAAGTACTTCATCTCAG GTTTCACAGGACATGTGCCAAAATCTCGCTTCCTGATGGGCAAAAGTTACCCCATGATTACCAACGAGGCACTGATCCAGTTTGGGAAGCAGCAGCAAAGTGACCCCAACGCCCAAGACTTCgcagagaggaggaacagcACAATAACTCCCTTGCCCACAATCAATCCAGCCAACAGGGGTGTGGTGCCATCATTCACAGGACACATCCCAG GATACAAGTTCATGTATGGACATACCTTTGGTCAGCTGTCCAAGATTGCACTGGAAAAGAGCGACATCGAGGGGCAGTCATAA